The DNA sequence AATGTGAAGTCATATCAAGGGGAAACAATAGATTTCAAAGGTTATTACACCAAGCAAAGTTCCCTAATCTAAAAACGATAGACCAATTTGATTTCAGTCAAGCACCCTACCTATCAAAGAAGGAAATACTGGAACTCAGTGAATGTAAGTTCATCGAAGAAAAGACAAATCTTTTGTTCTTAGGATCACCAGGTGCGGGAAAAACACACATAAGTATAGCGATAGGGATACAAGCATGTAAGAAAGGGAAAACAGTAAGTTTTTTCACAGCAGCCAATCTTGGGAACCTCTTAGTTGAAATGCAAGAAGAACGACAACTAACAAAGTTCCAAAAAAAGTTGAGCAAAGTAGATTTACTGATAATTGATGAACTAGGATACGTGCAGTTATCCGACCAAGTTACACAACTCATGTTCCAAATATTCTCTGAAAGGTATGAAAAAGGATCTATCTTGGTAAATAGTAACCTTGAATTTGCAGAATGGGCTAAAATATTTCACGATGAAAGGATGACAGCAGCGATTATCGACAGGTTAATCCACAACAGTAAGATAATACTATTCAATGGAGAAAGCTACCGTTACAGGAACCAAAGAAGAGAAATACAGAAAAAGTGATAAATATTCGATTTTTCTCTTTTCATATGAAAAGAGAAAGAAAAGAACTTCTTCTTTCTACATGGTACATAATTAGGTTAGCAGGGTGGTACAGTATTCGGTTAGCCATAGCATTCCTAAGGTCGATTGTTTAAATATTCAAAATATAATTTCCTGTTTTATTTTATTAATATGCTTAATAGAAAAATAATGGTATAATATTGTGAACAAAATTATTTTTTGTCTCAATAAAAAAAGGAGGAGATTTTTATTTCTAATTATCCAAATTTTCATACTGTGGCTATAGATTTTATGAATGATTCTAATTTAGTACATGAGGACCATCTTCACCCTGAAGTTATTTTGTGGGCGAATTTTAGTGAAGAATCGAAAAAAGAATTTTTGGAGAAGATAAAAGAACTTGATGAAGAATTGGCTCAAGATATCAACGATTACCTAACACAGTTCAAAGTTGAAGAGGAAGTCGTTCCTGTTAACTTACCGTTAGATGTCGATACTGAAGAAGAATTTGACAATTTTTTGTACTTCTTGGGTGAATTGACAGAGATCATTGATTTAAAAGCGTATTCAGTGATTACTGAGGTATCGCTAGCCGATGAAGAGAGCGAGAATGCAGATTCTGAAGATCTATACAATTTCCCTGCAATATTCAGCGAGGAAAAGGAAGGTAGCTGCTATTTAACGGTGTTTGATTGGGATTTAAAGGAAATGGAAGAGTATTCTGGTAAGTTTGACAAAAACGAAAAAGAAATAGAAGGGTTGAGATTTCCTTTCTTTCAAAGCTAAACAATGACAAAACCCTCTGTTCCCAAAAAAGAGGGTTTTATACTTGTTAAAATTATAAAGACGTAGAGGGGGCATAATATTGATAAAAGCAATAAACTTAACCAAAAAATTCAAAGATTTCACTGCGGTTGATGAAATCAATTTAAACGTGAATGCAGGAGAAATTTATGGTTTTCTAGGTCCCAATGGTGCAGGGAAAACTACAACGATAAGGATGCTCACAGGTACACTAAAACCAACCTCTGGTCAGATTTTCATCATGGATAAAGATTACAATAATTACGAATTGGAAATAAAAAGAGAAATTGGGGTTGTGCCAGATGAACCAAAAATGTATGAGAATCTCAAAGGCAGTGAGTTCATAGAATTTATAATGAACGTATACAAATTAAATTCAAATGAAATTCACTCGCGATTCAACGAAATATGTGATGCGTTTGGGATAGATTACCTTAACGATTATATAGGGGATTATTCTCATGGTATGAAACAAAAATTAATGGTAGCCTCAGTTTTGATGAGAAAACCAAAGGTTATTTTTTTAGATGAGCCAACCGTAGGTTTGGATGCTCGAGCAGCGGGGATACTAAAAGAACTTTTGCAAAAATACAAAAGCGAAGGCTCTTCGATATTCTTTACGACCCATATTCTAGAAATAGCGGAAAAGATGTGTGACAGAATTGGAATCATAGATCACGGTAGAATCCTTGCTGAAGGTAATATGGAAGAGTTGAGGTCTCTCTCTAAACTCGGAAATAGGAGTTTGGAAGACATTTTCTTGGAATTAACTGGGGGTAGCCAAGTAAAAGAAATAATCGACGAACTTTAGAGGGGAGGTTATGAGGTTACAATGAACGAATTAAAATTATTGTTGAAATACTCCTATAAAAACAAATCTCGTCCGACAAAAAACAGAAAAGGTATAGAAAAAAGATCAGGGATGTTCTCTAATATTATTGGTTATCTGATAGTCCCAATAATTTTTTTAGCTATTATCATTCCAACAATGCTCGCTACCGCAGGTTCTTTTGATCTAAACATCCCGTTGAATCAAATAGGGTTGGATTCTAATTATACTTTTCTAGAACTAATGTTTGCACCCGCCTTTTTAATGGTAAGTGCGATATTTGTTTTGCAATTTTCCCCCTTAATTGTAACTACACTCTTTGATAACGATATGCTTGATACTTTTTTAACAATGCCGATTAAAAGATCAACACTCTTTTTCTCTTCTACTATAGATAGTTTAATTATGTCTGGAATAGGAAGTGGTGCTTTCTTATCAATCGGTGTCTCGTATATGATTTTGAAAAGTTCAAATGTTATTTTATCGATATTGGGGATTATAGGGTTTTTTCTTTTTTTGATCTCTATTTCCATTGTAATTGGATTAATGATGTCTTTTTTTGTTGGTAAAACATCTGCAAAAAGAATTGCGCAATTAACTTATTTCATAGGTATTATCTTTATGGTCTTAATACCTCAATTTCTCCCAATGATGACGACAAACGATCCAGAAAACCTCATTGAAGGAATGGGAAACTCCCTTAAAGCATTTATGAGCCCTTTTTGGCCACATGCTCAATTTATCAATGCGTTAAACGGAAATATCGTTTCTCTTATATTCATCTACGCTGTTTCGATATTGTTCTTTTACTTGGTATACAGGTACGCCAACAATCTTGATTTCTCAACGTCAAGAAAAAAGTCAAAGGTTAAAAAAATTGAAAAATTTAAAACCAAACGTTTGCCTCTTTTTGAAAAAGACAGAAAACTTCTTTTTAGAAATTCCCAATTGATTTTTATGATGATTTATCCACTGGTATTTCCATTCATATTCTTTTTCACAGGTATGCAAGATCTAACTTACTTAGCTTTGTTCTTTATGTTTATTGCAGCAGACTATTCGGCTATGATTTCTGCATATATGTTGACTGAAGAAATAAAAATCTGGCCAGTTCCAAAGTTATTTCCTTTCAAAATAAGAACAATGGTGAACTCAAAAATAATGATTTCTACAGGTCTTTATACAGTTGAGTTTATCGTCCTTACGATAGTTTTCTCACTTCTTCTAAAATTTAGTTTCTTTGATTTGGTACTAATAATTCCTACTGTCATATTATTGTACTATTCATCATTATTAGGAGCAAGAATCTTTCTCAGTGATCCTAAAAGAGACGTATCCCAAATGAACAAGGTGTTCAAAGGGAAAGAAGTGTTGATCATAGAATTGATAACAATGGGGTATGCTATGGCTATTTTTGGCTTACTATTTTTTTATGACTTAATGCTTGTCCAAGGTCCGTTGTGGATATTCAAAAATATTAGCATGCAGCTCACTTCTCTAATAATACTAGGAACTGTGGTAGTGCTATTGTTTGTAATATTATGGTCTATCGGGAAAGAGCAAAGAAAGATAAACCAGTACATAGAAGCAATGGAATAAAATCCAAGTTTTGAATCTGAAAAAAATAGTAATAAATTTTTTAATAATTTAATAAGCCCTCTATGTAAATTACAAGAGGGTTTTTCTTATTTTTAAGAATGTGCTATCATATATTTAAGAAAGATCTTCACTTTAGGGTGGACAGCGCCAGGAAAACTATTAAAATTTAAGAAATTTATAAATATAAATTAGGGGTGAGAATTATGATTGATTATCCGGAGTTTCACCGTTCAATGACTTTTTTGATGAGAGCTGAAGATATATTGATAGATGACGATCATGTTCCAGAAATTAGGTTTCCTATATTTAAATAGTTACTAAATCGATTTTTCTATAGGGTTAGTAAAACATCAAAAATGGGAGGTATATGATTTTGAAAATAAGTATAATAGGAACGGGAAGAGTTGGTTCAAGTACCGCTTTTGCTTTAATAAACGCAGCAGTTGCTGACGAGATCGTTCTTTACGACCTCAACAAAGAAATGGCTGAGGGTGAAGCATTGGATTTATTACATGCAACAACCTTTCACAAAAGAATGATTATAAGAGCAGGGGAGTATAGTGATATAGAAGGAAGCGATATCGTAATAATTACAGCAGGAGCTGCTCAAAAGCCTGGTGAAACGAGATTAGATTTGACCATAAAAAATGCTAAAATAATAAAAGGCATTTCAGAAAACATAAAAAAATATGCTCCAAATACGTTGGTAATAAATATTACGAACCCTGTTGATGTCATGAGCTATGTTGTATGGAAAGTAACAGGTTTTGATCATAATAGGGTAATTGGAACTGGCACAATATTGGACACCGGAAGATTAAGGGCTTTAATAGGAAAAAATTGCGGTGTATCTCCAATGAGTGTACACGCCTATATAATAGGGGAACATGGTGACTCGGAGTTGGCAGCGTGGAGTTCCGCAATGATTGGAGGCGTTCCGATTAAAGGTTTTTGCCGCAATTGCCCGTACAAGAACAGTTGTAATATCGATCTAAATAAGATTTTTGAAGATGTAAAAAATTCTGCCTACAATATAATAAACAAAAAAGGTGCAACTAATTATGGGATAGCTTCGGCAACAACTGCATTAGTAGAATCGATAATAAAGAATGAAGGTAGGGTGTATACACCTTCCGTGCTGCTGGACGATATCTACATAGGATATCCTGCGGTTATAAACAAAGATGGGGTGGAACGAACTATCGATATAACTTTGAATGAGGAAGAAACTGAAAAGTTTGAAAGTTCAAAAAGCATAATAAAAGAGTATCTTGAATCAATCAAAAACTTACTTTAAGGGAGATATCAACTATGAAAAAGGTTGTAAGCATATTTTTATTGTTTACAATGTTTTCTATGACACTCTATTCAATCGAATATGTAACCCTATCAGCAGAATTAAAAGAAAACTTAGGTGGAAGAGTAAATATTCCATTTTTTTACGGTACAAAAGATGCACCTAGTGCCTTTCTTTTAAATAGTTATTTAGCAAAAGATGTTGAAGATTTCTTAAGTCAATATCTCGATGAGCTTAATGGCCTTAGAAACAGTATAGACGAATCTGAGGAACCATACGTTGAAGTAGTTATAGAATCCGAAGTTGGATTTGTTTCGGACAGTTTTGTGAGCTTTTACTCTGACTATTTTTCTTTTGTTTATCATCAGGCTCATCCAATGACTGCAAGAAAAACGTACAATTATGATCTAACTCTCAGTAAATTCCTCAATCTATACGATTTTTTGGGTTTATATAGTGAAGACACAGGCAGATCTTTTAAAATAATCAAAGAAACCATCATCGAAGAAATAAATGCAGACCCTAAAATTTATTTTTATGAAAGTATAGACACAATAGAGCCTGATCGATATTATTATATTACAAATGAAGATCTGGTAATAATCTATCAACTTTACGAAATTGCACCATATTCATCTGGTATAAGAGAGTTCAAAATACCTCTTGTAGAATTGGGAATAGAACTTCAATAAGATATTTATAACTAGTTATTAAGAAAAAAGAAAACATAAGTCTCTTTTTAGATTATATTGAAACAGCGATTGGTGAGCCATGAAATTTTGCATGTATATTTTGGATGGAAAATAGCAAACCATTGGTATGCGAGGGGAAACAAGATATGACAAAAAAGAAAACAGTATTTCTTACAGGTGCTACAGGGGTAATGGGTTCTTGTGGGTTAAAAGAGTTGTTGAAAGAACCTGCAAAATATGATGTAGTTATCTTGGTAAGGCCTTTAGTAAAGGATAAGGAAATGCTTAAACAGTATGTAGTACTAGAAAATTTGAAGATTGTTTGGGGTGATTTGACAAATTACGAAGATGTAAAAGTATGTGTTCAAAGTTCAGACATAGTGTTGCATGTCGGAGCTTTGGTATCTCCCGAGGCTGACTATTACCCTAAACAAACAATGAAGGTTAACTATGGTTCGACGGTTAATATCATCCGTGCCATAAAAGAAAGTCCTAATAGAAATAAGATAAAGCTTGTATATATTGGAACCGTTGCTGAATATGGCGATAGAATGCCTCCTATCCACTGGATTCATAGCGGTGATCCCATAAAGCCGAGTATTCATGATTATTATGCTGTTTCAAAAGTGGCAGCGGAAAGAGCTGTGATCGAATCCGGGTTGAAGTATTGGGTTTCTTTGAGGCAAACGGGAATTTTCTCATCCCATATGATCGAAATTAAGGATGGTATCATATTTCATAATCCTTTAAACAATGTGCTGGAATATGTTAGTGATCATGACTCTGGTGTTCTTCTAAAAAATGTTTGTGAGGATTTACCAGACAATTTTTGGGGGCATATTTATAATATAAGTGGTGGTGAGTGTTGTAGACTCAGTACTTACCAGATGTTTAAAAAAATGTTCGAGATGATGGGTATAACTAAACTTGAGTATGTGATTGATGCTAATTGGTTTGCAATTCGGAATTTCCACGGAGGTTATTTTCTAGATTCTGATAAGTTGGAGGAATACCTGAATTTCAGGAGCCAAGGTTCCGAATACTTTTTTGATCTTTATCGAAGGGAAAACGTAAGAGCCATAAAAGTCGCAAAAATCATCACGAAATTTCCAGGTGGTCAGAAACTCATAGGTAGAATCATAAGAAAGAAGTTTGAGAAAATAGTGAGAACAGACCATGGGCCGTTGAATTGGGTGGAAAACAATAGACTCGAGTATATTGAGCCGTTTTTCATTTCAAAGGAGCATAGAGAGGCAATATCTCCAAGCATAAAAGACTTTAAACCTTATACAGATTATGATAGAGTGGTACACATAGACCATGGCTATGATGAAACAAAACCTGAAAGCAGTCTGGATATCACTGATATAAAAAAGGCAGCTCGGTTTCGAGGCGGTGAATGTTTGTCTCAGCATATGACTAAAGGAGACATGCAAACAAAGCTTTTATTTAAATGTGCTTTTGGTCATGTATTTGAGGCAAGCCCAAAGCTTGTCTTGGAAGGAGGACATTGGTGTCTTCAGTGTGAGCGAGAGAGTTGGAACTATCACGAACTCGCCAAAAGAAGTCACTTTTTTGCTCAAGTATGGTATCCTCTGCACAGCAAGGATGAACCAAGTAGAATGTATCCGAAGATGGTGAATGAACTAGGTTGTGAGTGATACTTAAAAATAATTTGGAAAAGTCGTCTGACTGACTATAAAACAGTAGATATTATTGTTAAAAAAGAAGCTTTTTTAGTGAGAACATATTATTGGTATTGAATGAAGTGCCTTTTGGGAATTATAAATATATGAGCTCAAAAATAATTATAAACACTTTAGAAATAAAAAGATTTTCAAAAATAAGATTCTGATTTTAAAAGGGTTACAGGGCGGAGCCCTCCACCACCCATCTGGTTGGGTTGCTGGGCGAAGGGGAGCTAAATCAGAATGTATGCAACTTAAAATGATGGAGGTATTTTAAAAATTTTTCGATTCTAGAAATATCGATTAAAGAAGGTTTCAGAGTTTCCAAAGATAGTAAAAATAATTAATGGAGGAGGTATAACGATATGGATTTAATAGAAGTAATCAAGCAAAGAAGAAGCATCAGAAAGTTCAAGCAAGATCCGATTGAAGAAGAAATATTGAAAGAGTTAGTAGATTGTGCAAGGTTAGCCCCTTGTGCTTCGAATAAACAACCTTTAGAGTTTATAATTGTAAAAGATAAAGAAACTTGCGACAAAGTCTTTGAAAGTTTAGGTTGGGCTGGCTACATAACCCCAAAAGGAACGCCTAAAGAAGGAGAAAAACCAACCGCATATATTATTATTTTAATCAACAAACAAAGAGCGACCAAGTGGATTGGTCACGATGTAGGAGCAGCGTTTGAAAATATTTTATTAGCTGCGTGGTCAAAAGGAATAGGCGGATGCCCCATTGTTTCTATAAACAGGGAAAATTTAAGAGAAATTCTAAAAGTACCACAAGACTATGAAATTAACACGGTAGTTGCTTTAGGTTATAAAGGGCAT is a window from the Petrotoga sibirica DSM 13575 genome containing:
- the istB gene encoding IS21-like element helper ATPase IstB, with the translated sequence CEVISRGNNRFQRLLHQAKFPNLKTIDQFDFSQAPYLSKKEILELSECKFIEEKTNLLFLGSPGAGKTHISIAIGIQACKKGKTVSFFTAANLGNLLVEMQEERQLTKFQKKLSKVDLLIIDELGYVQLSDQVTQLMFQIFSERYEKGSILVNSNLEFAEWAKIFHDERMTAAIIDRLIHNSKIILFNGESYRYRNQRREIQKK
- a CDS encoding ABC transporter ATP-binding protein codes for the protein MIKAINLTKKFKDFTAVDEINLNVNAGEIYGFLGPNGAGKTTTIRMLTGTLKPTSGQIFIMDKDYNNYELEIKREIGVVPDEPKMYENLKGSEFIEFIMNVYKLNSNEIHSRFNEICDAFGIDYLNDYIGDYSHGMKQKLMVASVLMRKPKVIFLDEPTVGLDARAAGILKELLQKYKSEGSSIFFTTHILEIAEKMCDRIGIIDHGRILAEGNMEELRSLSKLGNRSLEDIFLELTGGSQVKEIIDEL
- a CDS encoding L-lactate dehydrogenase; this encodes MKISIIGTGRVGSSTAFALINAAVADEIVLYDLNKEMAEGEALDLLHATTFHKRMIIRAGEYSDIEGSDIVIITAGAAQKPGETRLDLTIKNAKIIKGISENIKKYAPNTLVINITNPVDVMSYVVWKVTGFDHNRVIGTGTILDTGRLRALIGKNCGVSPMSVHAYIIGEHGDSELAAWSSAMIGGVPIKGFCRNCPYKNSCNIDLNKIFEDVKNSAYNIINKKGATNYGIASATTALVESIIKNEGRVYTPSVLLDDIYIGYPAVINKDGVERTIDITLNEEETEKFESSKSIIKEYLESIKNLL
- a CDS encoding RsiV family protein, which gives rise to MKKVVSIFLLFTMFSMTLYSIEYVTLSAELKENLGGRVNIPFFYGTKDAPSAFLLNSYLAKDVEDFLSQYLDELNGLRNSIDESEEPYVEVVIESEVGFVSDSFVSFYSDYFSFVYHQAHPMTARKTYNYDLTLSKFLNLYDFLGLYSEDTGRSFKIIKETIIEEINADPKIYFYESIDTIEPDRYYYITNEDLVIIYQLYEIAPYSSGIREFKIPLVELGIELQ
- a CDS encoding NAD-dependent epimerase/dehydratase family protein, with amino-acid sequence MTKKKTVFLTGATGVMGSCGLKELLKEPAKYDVVILVRPLVKDKEMLKQYVVLENLKIVWGDLTNYEDVKVCVQSSDIVLHVGALVSPEADYYPKQTMKVNYGSTVNIIRAIKESPNRNKIKLVYIGTVAEYGDRMPPIHWIHSGDPIKPSIHDYYAVSKVAAERAVIESGLKYWVSLRQTGIFSSHMIEIKDGIIFHNPLNNVLEYVSDHDSGVLLKNVCEDLPDNFWGHIYNISGGECCRLSTYQMFKKMFEMMGITKLEYVIDANWFAIRNFHGGYFLDSDKLEEYLNFRSQGSEYFFDLYRRENVRAIKVAKIITKFPGGQKLIGRIIRKKFEKIVRTDHGPLNWVENNRLEYIEPFFISKEHREAISPSIKDFKPYTDYDRVVHIDHGYDETKPESSLDITDIKKAARFRGGECLSQHMTKGDMQTKLLFKCAFGHVFEASPKLVLEGGHWCLQCERESWNYHELAKRSHFFAQVWYPLHSKDEPSRMYPKMVNELGCE
- a CDS encoding nitroreductase family protein — encoded protein: MDLIEVIKQRRSIRKFKQDPIEEEILKELVDCARLAPCASNKQPLEFIIVKDKETCDKVFESLGWAGYITPKGTPKEGEKPTAYIIILINKQRATKWIGHDVGAAFENILLAAWSKGIGGCPIVSINRENLREILKVPQDYEINTVVALGYKGHESFAEDNDERVEYYIDEKGNFHVPKRPLEKVIHFDKF